The following nucleotide sequence is from Candidatus Acidiferrales bacterium.
ACTTGCGTTGGGCCAGCGTCACATCGGCGGCGATGGTCTGATTGCCGCGCAGCACCTTGACGTGGACCAGATCGCCCACTTTGTGCCGGCGCAGGCCGTAGGTGAAGTCGTAAAGGTTCTTGACGGGTTGACCATCAAATTCAATCAAGATGTCGCCGGCCTTTAATCCCGCCTTATCGGCGGGGCTGCCGGGGCGAACATCGGCAAAGCGCACTCCGTTCGGAATTTCTTCAAAGTCCGGAATGGATCCAAAATAGGCCCCGTATCCGCCGCCACCGCCGGCAGCCGCGGGGGCTGCTTCCTGAACGCGCACGTAGGCCGGCCGCGTTTCAAGATTGTCCAACGCGAGCGTCACCGAGGCGACAAGCTCGGCCACTCTTGCTTCGGAAGCGGAATCGATCTTGTC
It contains:
- a CDS encoding PDZ domain-containing protein, with the translated sequence DKIDSASEARVAELVASVTLALDNLETRPAYVRVQEAAPAAAGGGGGYGAYFGSIPDFEEIPNGVRFADVRPGSPADKAGLKAGDILIEFDGQPVKNLYDFTYGLRRHKVGDLVHVKVLRGNQTIAADVTLAQRK